A single genomic interval of Arachis duranensis cultivar V14167 chromosome 7, aradu.V14167.gnm2.J7QH, whole genome shotgun sequence harbors:
- the LOC107458190 gene encoding probable calcium-binding protein CML41: protein FDANGDGKISAFELKSYFGSIGDYLFPDEAQGLTQDLDSDDDHLLDFQDFMKLMTINNNDDLRKAFEMFVWEKENTKASSSLSGSITPKGLQWTLQQLGLEISYDDCVAMIAAFDTDPN from the coding sequence tttgatgctAATGGAGATGGAAAAATCTCTGCCTTTGAGCTCAAGTCCTATTTCGGATCCATTGGAGACTACTTGTTTCCCGACGAAGCTCAAGGCCTCACCCAAGACCTCGACTCCGATGACGACCATTTGTTGGACTTTCAGGATTTCATGAAGCTCATGACCATCAACAACAATGATGATCTCAGGAAAGCTTTTGAGATGTTTGTGTGGGAGAAGGAGAATACGAAGGCTTCATCGTCATTGTCAGGTAGTATCACCCCGAAGGGTTTGCAATGGACGCTACAGCAGCTTGGTCTTGAAATCTCATATGATGACTGTGTTGCCATGATTGCTGCCTTTGACACTGATCCTAATTAA